The Thioalkalivibrio sulfidiphilus HL-EbGr7 genome includes the window AGTTCTTATTCGGTATGGGTGCTGGGCAGCCTAGTGGCTAGTCTCAAGTGGCTAGTGGCAAGGGGGACCACCCTCACCCCGGCCCTCTATTCCGGGCGTCCTGCCCTCCACCCTTCGGGCCAGCCTTTCGGCTGTTCAAATCCGCTCCCGGCGGATTTGTCCCTGAGGGAGAGGGGGCTTAAACCTTGAGACTTGCCACTAGCCACTTGCCACTGCCTGCCTATTGGCAGGCTTCGCATTCGGGATCGAGGATCGAGCACATCTTCGGCGCCTCGGTGGCGGGCGCGGCCGCATCGGCGCCCTTCACCGCGTTAAGCTTGTTAGCCCGGCTGGCATCGGCCACGGTGCTCTTCTCCACGTGGGTGGCGCCCATGGAGCGCAGGTAGTAGGTGGTCTTCAGACCCCGCACCCAGGCGAGCTTGTAGAGATTGTCCAGCTTCTTGCCGGAGGGCTCGGCCATGTAGAGGTTCAGGCTCTGGGCCTGGTCCAGCCACTTCTGGCGGCGGGAGGCGGCCTCCACCAGCCAGCGGGCGTCCAGCTCGAAGGCGGTGGCGTAGAGCTGCTTGAGGTCCGCGGGCACCCGGTCGATGGGCTGCACGGAGCCGTCGTAGTACTTGAGGTCGTTGACCATCACCTCGTCCCACAGCTTGCGCGCCTTCAGGTCGTTCACCAGGTTCGGGTTGATCACGGTGAACTCGCCGGAGAGGTTCGATTTCACGAACAGGTTCTGGTAGGTGGGCTCGATGGACTGGCTCACGCCGCAGATGTTGGAGATCGTCGCCGTCGGCGCGATGGCCATGGTGTTGGAGTTGCGCATGCCCACGGTCTTGACCCGGTCGCGCAGGCTGTCCCAGTCGAAGGTCATGCTGGTGTCCTGCTGCAGGTACTGGCCGCGGGACTTGGCCAGCAGCTCGATGGAGTCGATGGGCAGCACGCCCTGGCTCCACAGGGAGCCGTCGAAGCTCTGGTAGCGGCCGCGCTCCTCGGCGAGATCCGTGGAGGCCTTGATGGCGTAGTAGGAGACCGCCTCCATGGAACGGTCGGCGAACTCCACGGCATCTTCCGAGGCGTAGGGGATGCGCTGCTGGTAGAGGGCATCCTGGAAACCCATGATGCCCAGGCCCACCGGACGGTGGCGCAGGTTGGAGCGCCGGGCCTGGGGCACGGAGTAGTAGTTGTAGTCGATGACGTTGTCCAGCATGCGCATGGCGGTGCTCACCGTGCGCTCCAGCTTCTCCAGGTTCAGGCCGTTCTCGTCCACGTGGGCGGCCAGGTTCACGGAGCCCAGGTTGCACACGGCGATCTCGTCGTCCGAGGTGTTGAGCGTGATCTCGGTGCAGAGATTCGAGCTGTGCACCACGCCCACGTGCTGCTGGGGGCTGCGCAGGTTGCAGGGGTCCTTGAAGGTCATCCAGGGATGGCCGGTCTCGAACAGCATGGCGAGCATCTTGCGCCACAGGTCCACGGCCTTGAGCTTCTTGAACACCTTGATCTCGCCCCGGGCGGCCTTGGCCTCGTACTCGGCGTAGCGCTGCTCGAAGGCCTCGCCGACCAGGTCATGCAGGTCGGGGGTCTCGTTGGGGGAGAACAGGGTCCACTCGCCCTCTTCCGCCACGCGCTTCATGAAGAGATCGGGAATCCAGTTGGCGCTGTTCATGTCGTGGGTGCGGCGGCGGTCGTCGCCGGTGTTCTTGCGCAGCTCGATGAACTCTTCCACGTCCACGTGCCAGGTCTCGAGATAGGCGCACACGGCGCCCTTGCGCTTGCCGCCCTGGTTCACGGCGACCGCCGTGTCGTTGGCGACCTTCAGGAACGGCACCACGCCCTGGGACTTGCCGTTGGTGCCCTTGATGTGGGCGCCCATGCCGCGCACCCGGGTCCAGTCGTTGCCCAGGCCACCGGCAAACTTGGACAGCAGGGCGTTGTCCTTGATGGCGCCGAAGATGCCGTCCAGGTCGTCGGGCACGGTGGTCAGGTAGCAGGAGGAGAGCTGCGGACGCAGGGTGCCGGAGTTGAACAGGGTCGGCGTGGAGCTCATGAAGTCGAAGGAGCTCAGCAGGTTGTAGAACTCGATGGCGCGGCCTTCACGGTCGATCTCGTGGATGGCCAGACCCATGGCCACGCGCATGAAGAAGGCCTGGGGCAGCTCGAAGCGCACGCCGCCGGAGTGGATGAAGTAGCGGTCGTAGAGGGTCTGCAGGCCCAGGTAGGTGAACTGCAGGTCGCGCTCGGGCTTGAGCGCGGCGCCCAGGCGGTCCAGGTCGTAGCGGGTCAGCTCGCTGTCCAGCAGTTCCAGCTCGGCGGCGCGCTTCACGTAGGCCTTGAAGTATTCCGGGTAGCGCTGGGTCATCTCCGCCTGGGTGGCGGCCTGGGGCAGGCCGGCGATGAAGGACAGAGCCTCGCGGCGCAGGGTGTCCATGAGCAGGCGGGCGGTGACCTGGGAGTAGTTGGGCTCCTTCTCGATGAGCACCCGGGCGCTCATGACCAGCGCGGTGCCCACGTCCTTCTCGGCCACGCCGTCGAACAGGTTGCGCTGGGCCTCGTTGAGGATCAGCTGGCCGTCCACGGCCTCGAGACCGGCGCAGGCCTCTTCCACCACCTTGACCAGGCGGGCGGTGTCCAGGGGGGCACGGGTGCCGTCGGGACGGGTGACGTGGATGACGGCGGCCTCGGCCTGCCGGGCGGGCTTCCTGGTGGCGGCCTCGGCGGCGCGCTTCTGGGCCTGCTGCTCCCGGTAGAGCACGTAGGCGCGGGCGATCTTGTGGTGGCCGCCGCGCATCAGGGCCAGTTCCACCTGGTCCTGGATGTCCTCGATGTGCACGGTGACGGCGGAGCCGCCGGCGCGGCGGAACAGGTTCTCGCACACCTGCTCGGCGAGCTCGGCGACGATGTCGTGGATGCGGCGGCTGGCGGCGGCATTGCCGCCCTCCACTGCCAGGAAGGCCTTGGTGATGGCCACCTTGATCTTGGAGGCGTCGAAGGCGGTGACCTTGCCGTTACGGCGGATCACGTGGTGCTGACCGGGGGCGGTGGCCGCCAGTTCGGCGGCGGTCACCTGGGATTCTGGGCTGACTTCGGGTGCGGCGCCTGCGGCGGCCGGGCGGGTATTCTGTTCGGTGCTGACGTCCGTTTGCATGTAGGTTGGCCTCGCGGGATGAGCGGTGTGGTGGGGGAGGTCGGGGTCTTGTGGGGCCCCGTGACTCGAAACACTATAGGACGGGGTTCCGAAAACCGTCAAGCACAAGATCTTGTGTGTAAGAGGGTGCACAGCATGGGGACAGGCTGTGGATAAACTGGGCATGAATGGCCCCTTCGGGGCGCAAACCCGCGCCCCGTCTGGGTTTGCGACCGGCGCCGGGACAGGGGGGCATCAGAGGCTCTAAAATGACCTGATCGGGACCATAGAAAAGTTTCATGGAAGAGCGGCTCGGACGCGGTATGACGGCGTGCTTCCGGACATCGCTGTCGGCCTGAAGGCCGACCTACGGGTGGACCCGTGTCAGCAGGCCTCTGGGGCAACGCCCCAAACCCTTGTATCTTGTATCTGCCAACTTGCCTCTGGATCCTTCATGCGCATCCTTTTCGTCATCGCCGCCATCGTCATCGTGTTCATGATTGCCCGCACCCTGCTGAAGCGGCCGAAGAAGACCCTGAAGCGGGACGAGCGCAAGCCCCTGGGGGCGGAGAAGATGGTGCGCTGCGACCAC containing:
- a CDS encoding PP0621 family protein, translating into MRILFVIAAIVIVFMIARTLLKRPKKTLKRDERKPLGAEKMVRCDHCGLHVPEHEAILADGHRYCSPEHEHQARLGRDG